One window from the genome of Jiangella alba encodes:
- a CDS encoding peptidase M6 has product MRLSRTSVARRWRLGLAAAAVTTLVVGVASAGQAAPPDFEVQPIDPQNWKNQYDMTWDDWTDIPGTEWNDPDAKPSERGLRIALVAVDFPDQPFVMTQEKQSDLFGNPQIDPISRDEVPQFYHDFYMVPNEYNHGRTIQEYWMEQSRGKLGVEEMDVFGAYQVPRNLFEYGLNEWGQQSACPEGFTCNGNLDRDVDTVWKADLAEKGVPCPDSRCGYDVILRVYAGYDETSIWQEYGEMMFDTKEDIPDEWGPPASVDPDNEMPNWAPTRYVEWTSWRAAAQQWGLSSIRQAESSGTITHEMGHFFFRIGDNNNNPFSDRANPPQPFHRVGSAPWDMMDRGSFNGPGGHHMRWVVPPNMGGWSPSGLMVRNKIHAGILPEENLLDISREALAGTGVVVGEVTARAVDPGAEGTSGVKIRLDGEGRPDRTPACDINTDPFCHGNTGWDHYTLEVVDRMGFDSFNPDSGVIISKNKTNEDRNSTCGYGCFNWVIDANPDDIGLVDFYKPDGTPIMASIADHRQLNDAAFHAGTNSGSEYEYVDEANRLHFYVIDLDRDENGVLSYTLAVRSLDGDGEQARGVELGDGEVSGIRASQAAQCTFPLTNTGEEAATTAGHVSDVSGKADNDVYRLSVESSGKGWTAELDNTLTTARAGETVEVPVYVTRETPAARNTTVTLTATSESDPSATQQISCTVAVKDTNPRR; this is encoded by the coding sequence ATGAGGCTCAGCAGGACGAGCGTCGCGAGGCGGTGGCGGCTGGGACTCGCCGCGGCCGCGGTCACGACGCTCGTCGTCGGTGTGGCGAGCGCGGGCCAGGCGGCCCCGCCGGACTTCGAGGTCCAGCCGATCGATCCGCAGAACTGGAAGAACCAGTACGACATGACCTGGGACGACTGGACGGACATCCCGGGCACCGAGTGGAACGACCCGGACGCGAAGCCGAGTGAGCGCGGCCTGCGCATCGCGCTGGTGGCCGTGGACTTCCCCGACCAGCCGTTCGTCATGACGCAGGAGAAGCAGAGCGACCTGTTCGGGAACCCGCAGATCGACCCGATCTCGCGGGACGAGGTGCCGCAGTTCTACCACGACTTCTACATGGTCCCGAACGAGTACAACCACGGCCGCACCATCCAGGAGTACTGGATGGAGCAGAGCCGCGGGAAGCTCGGCGTCGAGGAGATGGACGTCTTCGGCGCGTACCAGGTGCCGCGCAACCTGTTCGAGTACGGCCTGAACGAGTGGGGCCAGCAGTCCGCCTGTCCCGAGGGCTTCACCTGCAACGGGAACCTCGACCGCGACGTCGACACGGTCTGGAAGGCCGACCTCGCCGAGAAGGGCGTCCCGTGCCCGGACAGCCGCTGCGGCTACGACGTCATCCTGCGGGTCTACGCCGGTTACGACGAGACCAGCATCTGGCAGGAGTACGGCGAGATGATGTTCGACACCAAGGAGGACATCCCCGACGAGTGGGGCCCGCCGGCGTCGGTCGACCCGGACAACGAGATGCCGAACTGGGCGCCGACCCGGTACGTCGAGTGGACCTCGTGGCGGGCCGCGGCCCAGCAGTGGGGGCTCTCGTCGATCCGCCAGGCGGAGAGCTCGGGCACCATCACGCACGAGATGGGTCACTTCTTCTTCCGCATCGGCGACAACAACAACAACCCGTTCTCGGACCGCGCGAACCCGCCGCAGCCGTTCCACCGGGTCGGCTCGGCGCCGTGGGACATGATGGACCGCGGCTCGTTCAACGGCCCCGGTGGTCACCACATGCGCTGGGTCGTGCCGCCGAACATGGGCGGGTGGTCGCCGTCGGGCCTCATGGTCCGCAACAAGATCCACGCCGGCATCCTGCCGGAGGAGAACCTGCTCGACATCAGCCGTGAGGCGCTGGCCGGCACCGGCGTCGTCGTCGGCGAGGTGACGGCGCGCGCCGTCGACCCGGGCGCCGAGGGTACGTCCGGCGTGAAGATCCGGCTGGACGGCGAGGGCCGTCCGGACCGCACCCCGGCCTGCGACATCAACACCGACCCGTTCTGCCACGGCAACACCGGCTGGGACCACTACACGCTGGAGGTCGTCGACCGGATGGGGTTCGACTCGTTCAACCCCGACAGCGGCGTGATCATCTCCAAGAACAAGACCAACGAGGACCGCAACAGCACCTGCGGCTACGGCTGCTTCAACTGGGTCATCGACGCCAACCCCGACGACATCGGGCTGGTCGACTTCTACAAGCCCGACGGCACGCCCATCATGGCGTCGATCGCCGACCACCGGCAGCTCAACGACGCCGCGTTCCACGCCGGCACGAACTCCGGCTCGGAGTACGAGTACGTCGACGAGGCCAACCGGCTGCACTTCTACGTCATCGACCTCGATCGCGACGAGAACGGCGTGCTGTCGTACACGCTGGCCGTCCGCTCGCTCGACGGTGACGGCGAGCAGGCGCGCGGCGTCGAGCTGGGCGACGGCGAGGTGTCCGGGATCCGGGCCAGCCAGGCCGCCCAGTGCACGTTCCCGCTGACCAACACCGGCGAGGAGGCCGCGACCACGGCCGGCCACGTCAGCGACGTCAGCGGCAAGGCCGACAACGACGTGTACCGGCTCTCGGTGGAGTCCAGCGGCAAGGGCTGGACGGCCGAGCTCGACAACACCCTCACCACGGCCCGCGCCGGTGAGACCGTCGAGGTTCCGGTCTACGTCACCCGCGAGACGCCGGCCGCGCGCAACACCACGGTCACCCTCACGGCGACCTCGGAGAGCGACCCGTCGGCCACGCAGCAGATCAGCTGCACCGTGGCCGTGAAGGACACCAACCCCCGGCGGTGA
- a CDS encoding M6 family metalloprotease domain-containing protein → MSTRGARRARALLIAVAASALLFPQLAGAESAGPSQAPPLAPIDPQDWDNQYDLTWDDFVPVPGVDWTDPDNVPTKDTWRAALVLVDYPNMDFQISQPEGSTIFGTPIGVGDVPRDDVPEFYADLLNTPSDLNHRQTLNSYWMEDSYGQYGVEVDSFGPFRMPRNHFEYGNSPYGNAASCPPGFTCNGNYTRDARALYEANVPAEVRGQYDLIFFMGAGLDESTAWQVFGEMMFDSPEDVPDEFGPPAEFDPDGVMTNWMPTRYIPWTSWAAGSFTWASAGGGSGNMSESSGTAGFAHEFTHILGLGDNYNGAFAVPAQRTFTGQWDMMSQGSWNGPTGMHTRWKVPADGGSTVGPHHSIRNKLELGLIDTGDIVDLSRDGLASSGVVVAKVRARAAGPDEDELLGVRVRLDGAAPVDRTPSCHPSTAGPECMGQADYTNYTLEVVQQLGVDSYTPGNGVLLYKNKDRGSNCGTATCFSWLIDPNPDDIGMVDFYQPDGTPRMVVTGDPRQVNDATFNAGTHSGTSYEWVDEDNRLHFYVIDVEEDADGVRTYTVAVRSLDGDGPQRRGVALDGGVPGRHTPGKAATCTFPLENTGEAAPVAAAAHPSDVTDETAADVYRLSVTSSGAGWDAELYNELAASPFGGAVEVPVYVTRTPGAVRSTTVTLTATSESDPSATATATCVVDVASTTVRR, encoded by the coding sequence ATGTCAACGCGAGGCGCCCGCCGGGCACGGGCGCTGCTGATCGCCGTGGCCGCGTCCGCGCTGCTGTTCCCGCAGCTCGCCGGCGCCGAGAGCGCCGGCCCGTCGCAGGCTCCGCCGCTCGCCCCGATCGACCCGCAGGACTGGGACAACCAGTACGACCTCACCTGGGACGACTTCGTCCCGGTGCCGGGCGTCGACTGGACCGACCCGGACAACGTGCCCACCAAGGACACCTGGCGGGCGGCGCTCGTGCTGGTCGACTACCCGAACATGGACTTCCAGATCAGCCAGCCGGAGGGCTCCACGATCTTCGGCACCCCGATCGGCGTCGGCGACGTCCCGCGTGACGACGTCCCGGAGTTCTACGCCGACCTGCTCAACACGCCGAGCGACCTCAACCACCGGCAGACGCTGAACTCGTACTGGATGGAGGACTCCTACGGCCAGTACGGCGTCGAGGTCGACTCCTTCGGGCCGTTCCGGATGCCGCGCAACCACTTCGAGTACGGCAACTCGCCGTACGGCAACGCCGCCAGCTGCCCGCCCGGCTTCACCTGCAACGGCAACTACACCCGCGACGCCCGCGCGCTGTACGAGGCGAACGTGCCGGCCGAGGTGCGCGGCCAGTACGACCTGATCTTCTTCATGGGCGCCGGCCTGGACGAGTCGACCGCCTGGCAGGTGTTCGGCGAGATGATGTTCGACTCGCCCGAGGACGTGCCGGACGAGTTCGGCCCGCCGGCCGAGTTCGACCCCGACGGCGTCATGACGAACTGGATGCCGACGCGCTACATCCCGTGGACGTCGTGGGCGGCCGGCTCGTTCACCTGGGCCAGCGCCGGCGGCGGCAGTGGCAACATGTCGGAGTCGTCGGGCACCGCCGGGTTCGCGCACGAGTTCACCCACATCCTGGGCCTCGGCGACAACTACAACGGCGCCTTCGCGGTGCCGGCCCAGCGCACCTTCACCGGCCAGTGGGACATGATGAGCCAGGGCTCCTGGAACGGGCCGACCGGCATGCACACCCGCTGGAAGGTCCCGGCCGACGGCGGCTCGACCGTCGGGCCGCACCACAGCATCCGCAACAAGCTCGAACTGGGCCTCATCGACACCGGCGACATCGTCGACCTCAGCCGCGACGGGCTGGCGTCGTCCGGCGTCGTGGTCGCGAAGGTGCGGGCGCGGGCGGCCGGCCCTGACGAGGACGAGCTGCTCGGCGTGCGCGTCCGGCTCGACGGCGCCGCGCCGGTGGACCGTACGCCGTCGTGCCACCCGTCGACCGCCGGGCCCGAGTGCATGGGCCAGGCCGACTACACCAACTACACGCTCGAGGTGGTGCAGCAGCTCGGCGTCGACTCCTACACGCCCGGCAACGGCGTGCTGCTCTACAAGAACAAGGACCGGGGCAGCAACTGCGGCACGGCCACCTGCTTCTCGTGGCTGATCGACCCCAACCCCGACGACATCGGGATGGTCGACTTCTACCAGCCCGACGGCACGCCGCGGATGGTCGTGACCGGCGACCCGCGCCAGGTCAACGACGCCACGTTCAACGCCGGCACGCACTCGGGCACGTCCTACGAGTGGGTCGACGAGGACAACCGGCTGCACTTCTACGTCATCGACGTCGAGGAGGACGCCGACGGCGTGCGCACCTACACCGTCGCCGTCCGCTCGCTCGACGGTGACGGGCCGCAGCGGCGGGGCGTCGCGCTGGACGGCGGCGTGCCCGGACGGCACACCCCCGGCAAGGCGGCCACCTGCACGTTCCCGCTGGAGAACACTGGCGAGGCGGCGCCGGTCGCCGCGGCGGCGCACCCGAGCGACGTCACGGACGAGACGGCGGCCGACGTGTACCGGCTGTCGGTGACGTCGTCCGGCGCCGGCTGGGACGCCGAGCTGTACAACGAGCTGGCCGCGAGCCCGTTCGGCGGCGCCGTCGAGGTGCCGGTGTACGTCACCCGCACGCCGGGGGCGGTCCGGTCGACCACCGTCACGCTGACCGCGACCTCGGAGAGCGACCCGTCCGCGACGGCGACGGCCACCTGCGTGGTCGACGTCGCCAGCACGACCGTGCGGCGCTGA
- a CDS encoding cupin domain-containing protein, whose translation MSIPASRALETPTGDTVVVKADTETTGGSLTVLEFLVEAKSGPALHTHARDDELWFVLDGEFRFRTGERLTQVSAGGLAFGPRGTPHCFQNVGDAPGRLLVVTTPAGLERFFEQFAALQAPVSAEQLATVAHASGVDFVGPPLGDT comes from the coding sequence ATGTCGATTCCCGCCAGCCGCGCGCTCGAGACGCCGACCGGAGACACCGTCGTCGTCAAAGCGGACACCGAGACGACCGGCGGTTCGCTGACCGTGCTGGAGTTCCTGGTCGAGGCGAAGAGCGGACCGGCGCTGCACACCCACGCGCGCGACGACGAGCTGTGGTTCGTGCTCGACGGCGAGTTCCGGTTCCGGACCGGCGAGCGGCTGACGCAGGTCTCGGCCGGTGGCCTGGCGTTCGGGCCGCGCGGCACGCCGCACTGCTTCCAGAACGTCGGCGACGCGCCGGGCCGGCTACTGGTCGTCACCACGCCGGCAGGGCTGGAACGGTTCTTCGAGCAGTTCGCCGCGCTCCAGGCGCCGGTGAGCGCCGAGCAGCTCGCCACGGTCGCGCACGCCAGCGGCGTCGACTTCGTCGGCCCGCCCTTAGGGGATACCTGA
- a CDS encoding ABC transporter substrate-binding protein, with protein MRVHRKAGRVLALTAAVGLLVAACGGDDSGGSGDSGSGNGDGGDPKTFIFGASDDPKTLDAAYVSDGESFRVIFQVYETLVQLEPGTTEVVPGLAEEWEVSDDGLTYTFHLREGVSFHDGEPFDAEAVCFNFDRWYNFTGPAQSGDVTYYWQTVFGGFATKEVDSAPDTSRYQSCAATDEFTATLTLTEPSSALLAGLVLPAFSIASPKAIEEGGTDIVASGDSFTYSGGFGSEVVAGTGPFQFVSWDRGESLVLERNEDYWGDAPALDEIIFRPIADPTARLQALQAGEIDAYEGVNAADIGAIEGNGDQVVERPAFNVGYVGFNNKLPIFQNEKIRQAIAHALNRQGLLDAAYPEGAVVANQFLPPDQWGYNDSVEGYEYDPDLARQLIQESGETNLTLEFWYPSDVSRPYMPDPQAVYESFAADLQAVGFTIVPKTVPWTPDYLQNIQGDGLGQLHLLGWTGDYADPDNFVGTFFRQDRPEFGFTDPTIQGKLNEALGMTDQAERETLYQEINQLLYDYIPGVPFVHNQPLLALAGDITGYTPSPVSLEYFKLVDIEG; from the coding sequence ATGCGTGTGCACCGCAAGGCAGGGCGAGTCCTCGCCCTCACCGCCGCCGTCGGGCTGCTGGTCGCAGCCTGTGGCGGCGACGACTCCGGCGGTTCGGGTGATTCCGGCTCCGGCAACGGCGACGGCGGCGACCCGAAGACCTTCATCTTCGGCGCGTCCGACGACCCGAAGACGCTCGACGCCGCCTACGTCTCCGACGGCGAGTCGTTCCGCGTGATCTTCCAGGTGTACGAGACCCTCGTCCAGCTCGAGCCCGGCACCACCGAGGTCGTGCCCGGCCTGGCCGAGGAGTGGGAGGTCAGCGACGACGGCCTCACCTACACCTTCCACCTGCGCGAGGGCGTCTCGTTCCACGACGGCGAGCCGTTCGACGCCGAGGCGGTCTGCTTCAACTTCGACCGCTGGTACAACTTCACCGGCCCCGCGCAGAGCGGCGACGTCACCTACTACTGGCAGACGGTGTTCGGTGGCTTCGCCACCAAGGAGGTCGACTCCGCGCCGGACACCAGCCGCTACCAGTCCTGCGCGGCCACCGACGAGTTCACCGCCACGCTGACGCTGACGGAGCCGTCGTCGGCGCTGCTGGCCGGCCTCGTGCTCCCGGCGTTCTCGATCGCCAGCCCGAAGGCCATCGAGGAGGGCGGCACCGACATCGTCGCGTCCGGCGACTCGTTCACCTACAGCGGCGGCTTCGGCTCCGAGGTCGTGGCCGGCACCGGCCCGTTCCAGTTCGTCAGCTGGGACCGCGGCGAGAGCCTGGTCCTGGAGCGCAACGAGGACTACTGGGGCGACGCGCCCGCGCTGGACGAGATCATCTTCCGGCCGATCGCCGACCCGACCGCCCGCCTCCAGGCGCTGCAGGCCGGTGAGATCGACGCCTACGAGGGCGTCAACGCCGCCGACATCGGCGCCATCGAGGGCAACGGCGACCAGGTCGTCGAGCGCCCGGCGTTCAACGTCGGCTACGTCGGCTTCAACAACAAGCTGCCGATCTTCCAGAACGAGAAGATCCGCCAGGCCATCGCGCACGCGCTGAACCGGCAGGGGCTGCTCGACGCCGCGTACCCGGAGGGCGCCGTCGTCGCCAACCAGTTCCTCCCGCCGGACCAGTGGGGCTACAACGACAGCGTCGAGGGCTACGAGTACGACCCGGACCTCGCCCGTCAGCTGATCCAGGAGTCCGGCGAGACCAACCTGACGCTGGAGTTCTGGTACCCGTCGGACGTGTCGCGGCCGTACATGCCGGACCCGCAGGCCGTGTACGAGTCGTTCGCCGCCGACCTGCAGGCCGTCGGCTTCACCATCGTCCCGAAGACGGTGCCGTGGACGCCCGACTACCTGCAGAACATCCAGGGCGACGGCCTCGGCCAGCTGCACCTGCTCGGCTGGACCGGCGACTACGCCGACCCGGACAACTTCGTCGGCACGTTCTTCCGCCAGGACCGGCCGGAGTTCGGCTTCACCGACCCGACCATCCAGGGCAAGCTGAACGAGGCCCTCGGGATGACCGACCAGGCCGAGCGCGAAACGCTGTACCAGGAGATCAACCAGCTGCTGTACGACTACATCCCTGGCGTTCCGTTCGTCCACAACCAGCCGCTGCTCGCGCTCGCCGGTGACATCACGGGCTACACCCCGTCGCCGGTCAGCCTCGAGTACTTCAAGCTGGTCGACATCGAGGGCTGA